One region of Baekduia soli genomic DNA includes:
- a CDS encoding UDP-N-acetyl glucosamine 2-epimerase — protein MPNAPEPPVIVHAIGGRADAVRLAPVIGALERQDVFRQVVVHTGSAQDRGLVGELADELGLPAADHVLDVGAGSDAGLTAQTLTAFDALLRELPPELVMLSGDTNATLSCALAAAKRQVAVAHVGSGLRSWDWTTPEEINRVVIDRLSDTLFTHSHEAVDNLLAEGVSDGRVHPVGSTVVDALRRVEPAIRSREAWTALDLPPGDYVLVMLHHRDAIADGARRDALVAGLATLAGEAPVAFALHPAAAPTLNAAGAIARLQAAGVRTVPPMGHVDFLSLELGAGAIVTDSGTVQEEATVLGVPCYTPGSLSEGRITLTHGTNVLLGEDAGAVATVRPSRTDHAPCVVPLWDGRAGERIAAAILANYAVRADQSSTSLR, from the coding sequence GTGCCGAACGCACCGGAGCCCCCGGTCATCGTGCATGCGATCGGCGGCCGGGCCGACGCGGTGCGCCTGGCGCCCGTCATCGGCGCGCTGGAGCGCCAGGACGTCTTCCGCCAGGTCGTGGTGCACACCGGATCGGCGCAGGACCGCGGGCTGGTGGGCGAGCTGGCCGATGAGCTCGGGCTCCCCGCCGCAGACCACGTGCTCGACGTAGGCGCGGGCTCCGACGCGGGGTTGACGGCCCAGACGCTCACCGCCTTCGACGCGCTGCTGCGCGAGTTGCCTCCTGAGCTCGTCATGCTCTCGGGCGACACGAACGCCACCCTGTCGTGCGCCCTGGCCGCCGCGAAGCGGCAGGTCGCGGTCGCCCATGTCGGCTCGGGCCTGCGGTCCTGGGACTGGACGACACCCGAGGAGATCAACCGCGTGGTCATCGACCGCCTCTCGGACACGCTCTTCACCCACAGTCACGAGGCCGTCGACAACCTGCTCGCCGAGGGCGTGTCAGACGGGCGGGTCCACCCCGTGGGCTCGACCGTCGTCGACGCCCTGCGCCGTGTGGAGCCCGCGATCCGCTCGCGCGAGGCCTGGACCGCGCTGGATCTCCCTCCAGGCGACTACGTCCTCGTGATGCTCCATCACCGGGACGCGATCGCCGATGGCGCCCGGCGCGACGCGCTGGTCGCCGGGCTCGCCACGCTGGCCGGCGAGGCCCCCGTCGCCTTCGCGCTGCACCCCGCGGCGGCGCCGACCCTGAACGCGGCGGGCGCGATCGCGCGCCTGCAGGCCGCCGGCGTGCGCACGGTGCCGCCCATGGGCCACGTCGACTTCCTCTCACTCGAGCTGGGCGCCGGCGCGATCGTCACCGATTCCGGCACGGTGCAGGAGGAGGCCACGGTGCTCGGCGTCCCCTGCTACACCCCGGGGTCACTGAGCGAGGGGCGCATCACGCTGACGCACGGCACGAACGTGCTCCTCGGCGAGGACGCGGGGGCTGTGGCCACCGTGCGCCCCTCGCGCACCGACCACGCTCCATGCGTCGTGCCCCTGTGGGACGGGCGTGCCGGCGAGCGGATCGCGGCGGCGATCCTCGCCAACTACGCGGTGCGCGCGGACCAGTCGTCCACGAGCCTGCGGTAG
- a CDS encoding polysaccharide deacetylase family protein: MSATGPLRAGAPAGAALAAALAGEAATYAAKRREIAALRARCRAQRVVVLTFDDGPSRELTPRVLDVLADHGAQATFFALGQRAAGAPEVLDRVRAEGHEIGAHTMNHRNAWRTPPWDALRDIREGYGALAPWVATDGRFRPPHGKQTGLTRRAVRRRGAPVAWWTVDSGDTHTQLPAPDAVVRRVLAEGGGVVLAHDHGAGRPAERQEFVLEVTGRLLRAARAGGLHVRPLRDLA; encoded by the coding sequence GTGAGCGCCACGGGACCCCTGCGCGCGGGTGCGCCCGCCGGGGCGGCCCTCGCCGCGGCGCTTGCCGGCGAGGCGGCCACCTACGCGGCCAAGCGCCGCGAGATCGCCGCGCTGCGCGCACGCTGTCGTGCGCAGAGGGTCGTGGTGCTCACGTTCGATGACGGCCCGTCGCGCGAGCTGACGCCGCGCGTGCTCGACGTCCTGGCCGACCACGGCGCGCAGGCCACGTTCTTCGCCCTCGGGCAGCGGGCGGCTGGCGCGCCGGAGGTCCTGGACCGCGTCCGCGCCGAGGGCCACGAGATCGGCGCGCACACCATGAACCACCGCAACGCCTGGCGCACGCCGCCGTGGGACGCGTTGCGCGACATCCGCGAGGGGTACGGCGCGCTGGCGCCGTGGGTGGCCACCGACGGCCGCTTCCGGCCGCCGCACGGCAAGCAGACCGGGCTGACCCGCCGCGCGGTGCGCCGACGCGGCGCCCCGGTGGCCTGGTGGACCGTGGACTCCGGCGACACCCACACGCAGCTGCCCGCTCCCGACGCCGTGGTGCGCCGCGTGCTCGCCGAGGGCGGCGGCGTGGTGCTCGCTCACGACCACGGCGCCGGCCGGCCCGCCGAGCGCCAGGAGTTCGTGCTCGAGGTCACGGGCCGCCTGCTGCGCGCCGCCCGGGCCGGCGGCCTGCACGTGCGGCCCCTGCGCGACCTGGCCTGA
- the pssD gene encoding PssD/Cps14F family polysaccharide biosynthesis glycosyltransferase: MSASRRHRGEGPLLLVCSSGGHLLQLVGLDAAFRDFPRLWVTFDKPDAHALLAGEQVLYAHGPTNRNIPNLLRNLRLARRVLVTRRPRAIVSTGAGVAVPFAWLGRLMGIPVVYIESVTRISSLSLSGRMIAPVASDFFVQWPELAGAVPGARYEGGNLTPA; this comes from the coding sequence ATGTCCGCGTCGCGCCGCCACCGGGGTGAGGGCCCGCTGCTCCTCGTCTGCTCCTCGGGCGGCCACCTGCTCCAGCTCGTGGGCCTGGACGCGGCCTTCCGCGACTTCCCGCGCCTGTGGGTGACATTCGACAAGCCCGACGCCCACGCGCTGCTGGCCGGCGAGCAGGTCCTCTACGCCCACGGCCCGACGAACCGCAACATCCCCAACCTGCTGCGCAACCTGCGCCTCGCCCGCCGGGTGCTGGTCACGCGCCGTCCACGGGCGATCGTCTCGACCGGAGCGGGCGTGGCCGTGCCCTTCGCCTGGCTCGGGCGCCTCATGGGCATCCCGGTGGTCTACATCGAGAGCGTCACGCGCATCTCGTCGCTGTCGCTGTCGGGGCGCATGATCGCGCCGGTCGCCAGCGACTTCTTCGTCCAGTGGCCCGAGCTAGCGGGCGCCGTCCCCGGCGCGCGCTACGAGGGCGGCAACCTCACGCCGGCATGA
- a CDS encoding glycosyltransferase family 4 protein yields the protein MRVLYSFPNRLGMAGIGTTAFEQVAGLAALGAEVTLVCGSLERPLPRSVAVHETMRAAGMKVPYRLVGKDRALALHDRRCARRLTQGVRPDIVHAWPLGALRTLQAARDLGVPSVLERPNAHTAFAFDAVAAVGRELGIAEQPGSPHAHDPDRLAREEREYAAADALLCPSDFVRDTFLEHGHDPERLLRHRYGYDPARFSPGVRDPRAPFTAVFAGRGEPRKGLHLALRAWLASEGPRRGGRFVIAGPIDPVYRPVLAPMLADPSVVELGPTTAMAEVMRGADVLVLPSVEEGSALVTYEARATGCVLLVSDHAGAACTPGHDALVHPAGDADALRRDLVAVQRDPALLARLGVAGLEGAAALTWEAAATVLLDCYRRLVDDWSARTA from the coding sequence GTGCGCGTCCTGTACTCGTTCCCCAACCGCCTCGGCATGGCCGGCATCGGCACGACGGCGTTCGAGCAGGTCGCCGGCCTGGCGGCGCTCGGCGCCGAGGTGACGCTCGTGTGCGGCAGCCTGGAGCGTCCCCTGCCGCGGTCGGTCGCGGTCCACGAGACGATGCGCGCCGCCGGCATGAAGGTGCCGTACCGGCTCGTCGGCAAGGACCGGGCGCTGGCCCTTCACGACCGCCGCTGCGCCCGGCGCCTGACCCAGGGCGTGCGTCCCGACATCGTCCACGCGTGGCCGCTGGGCGCCCTGCGGACCCTGCAGGCGGCGCGGGACCTCGGGGTGCCCTCGGTGCTCGAGCGCCCCAACGCCCACACGGCCTTCGCCTTCGACGCCGTCGCCGCCGTCGGGCGCGAGCTGGGCATCGCCGAGCAGCCCGGCAGCCCGCACGCCCACGACCCCGACCGGCTGGCGCGCGAGGAGCGCGAGTACGCCGCGGCGGACGCGCTGCTATGCCCGTCGGACTTCGTGCGCGACACGTTCCTGGAGCACGGGCACGACCCCGAACGCCTCCTGCGCCATCGCTACGGCTACGACCCGGCGCGCTTCTCGCCCGGCGTGCGCGACCCGCGGGCGCCCTTCACCGCGGTGTTCGCGGGCCGGGGCGAGCCCCGCAAGGGCCTGCACCTCGCGCTGCGCGCCTGGCTGGCCAGCGAGGGCCCGCGCCGTGGCGGCCGCTTCGTGATCGCCGGCCCGATCGACCCGGTCTACCGCCCGGTGCTGGCGCCGATGCTCGCCGACCCCAGCGTCGTCGAGCTGGGGCCGACGACGGCGATGGCCGAGGTCATGCGGGGCGCCGACGTGCTCGTCCTGCCCTCGGTCGAGGAGGGCAGCGCCCTGGTCACCTACGAGGCGCGGGCCACCGGCTGCGTCCTGCTGGTCTCCGACCACGCGGGCGCGGCCTGCACGCCCGGTCACGACGCGCTCGTGCACCCGGCGGGCGACGCCGACGCGCTGCGGCGCGACCTCGTCGCCGTCCAGCGCGATCCCGCGCTGCTGGCGCGACTGGGCGTCGCCGGCCTGGAGGGGGCCGCAGCGCTGACCTGGGAGGCTGCGGCGACCGTGCTGCTGGACTGCTACCGCAGGCTCGTGGACGACTGGTCCGCGCGCACCGCGTAG
- a CDS encoding glycosyltransferase, producing MIFVTTGTNEQGFDRLVAAARELPGDEELLVQYGSSTELHGRGRWEAFLSWEEMTAAMTQARVVVAHAGVGSILLAHRCGRRPVVMPRRVALGEAVDDHQLELAQRLHARGEVTLALDGDALARAVAVAPSMLAGTGSGPATGPLVAELRCTLQRLTAGVPA from the coding sequence ATGATCTTCGTCACCACCGGCACCAACGAGCAGGGCTTCGACCGGTTGGTGGCCGCCGCGCGCGAGCTGCCGGGCGACGAGGAGCTGCTCGTGCAGTACGGCTCCTCGACCGAGCTGCACGGCCGCGGGCGCTGGGAGGCCTTCCTGTCCTGGGAGGAGATGACCGCGGCGATGACGCAGGCTCGTGTCGTCGTGGCCCATGCGGGCGTCGGATCGATCCTGCTCGCCCACCGCTGCGGCCGCCGCCCCGTCGTGATGCCGCGCCGCGTCGCCCTGGGTGAGGCCGTCGACGACCATCAGCTCGAGCTCGCCCAGCGCCTGCACGCGCGCGGCGAGGTCACGCTCGCGCTGGACGGTGACGCGCTGGCGCGCGCCGTGGCCGTCGCACCCTCCATGCTGGCCGGAACGGGCTCGGGGCCCGCCACCGGCCCGCTCGTCGCCGAGCTGCGCTGCACGCTGCAACGCCTCACCGCCGGGGTTCCGGCCTGA
- a CDS encoding GNAT family N-acetyltransferase, whose amino-acid sequence MSLDAVLPAAPETAPAGPAAPAAGVVRVVTDLDGLAALRDAWARLPWDDLEADLDVFALLVNERESIVAPHVLVLERDGEVRAMAMARLEDRVVAARVGARTLVAPRLRCITVVHGGVASLDPGAEAVLIDALWRAVRRGDADAVYLHRARVDGPLRAACARWPRALRPTVPSAGGHWRLNLPGTFEDYVAGLSSRTRRSVRKQARELEAHFGAGLVVHRHREPGDLDALVADLESIASRSYQRGLGGGFRADAERRAMLALGLERGWVRAWVLHLDGVPVAFEVGHRFRDTFFGAATGFHPDYGRLRVGTYVQMRMVEDLCAERGVRAIDLGYGDAGYKQSFADERWEDADVTLLGPRPRALAAGAALAAAAGTDRLARRALGEGRLMTHLRRRRRQRAQAAG is encoded by the coding sequence ATGTCCCTCGACGCCGTCCTGCCCGCCGCCCCGGAGACCGCGCCCGCGGGTCCCGCCGCCCCCGCCGCCGGCGTCGTGCGCGTGGTGACCGATCTCGACGGCCTGGCGGCGCTGCGCGACGCCTGGGCGCGACTGCCGTGGGACGACCTCGAGGCGGACCTCGACGTCTTCGCCCTGCTGGTGAACGAGCGGGAGTCGATCGTCGCTCCGCACGTGCTCGTGCTCGAGCGCGACGGCGAGGTGCGCGCGATGGCGATGGCCCGGCTCGAGGATCGTGTGGTGGCCGCCCGCGTGGGTGCCCGCACGCTCGTCGCGCCGCGCCTGCGCTGCATCACCGTCGTGCACGGCGGTGTGGCGAGCCTGGACCCGGGCGCCGAGGCGGTGCTGATCGACGCGCTGTGGCGTGCGGTGCGCCGCGGCGACGCCGACGCCGTCTACCTGCACCGCGCCCGCGTCGACGGCCCGCTGCGCGCCGCCTGCGCACGTTGGCCGCGGGCGCTGCGTCCGACGGTCCCGTCGGCGGGCGGGCACTGGCGGCTGAACCTGCCGGGCACGTTCGAGGACTACGTCGCCGGCCTGTCGTCGCGCACGCGGCGCAGCGTCCGCAAGCAGGCCCGCGAGCTCGAGGCCCACTTCGGCGCCGGGCTGGTCGTGCACCGCCACCGCGAACCCGGCGACCTCGACGCGCTCGTCGCCGACCTCGAGTCGATCGCCAGCCGCTCCTACCAGCGCGGCCTGGGTGGCGGCTTCCGGGCCGATGCCGAGCGGCGGGCGATGCTCGCCCTCGGCCTGGAGCGGGGCTGGGTGCGCGCCTGGGTCCTGCATCTCGACGGCGTGCCCGTGGCCTTCGAGGTCGGCCATCGCTTCCGCGACACGTTCTTCGGCGCCGCGACGGGCTTTCACCCCGACTACGGGCGCCTGCGGGTCGGGACCTACGTGCAGATGCGGATGGTCGAGGATCTCTGCGCCGAGCGCGGCGTGCGTGCGATCGACCTCGGCTACGGCGACGCCGGCTACAAGCAGAGCTTCGCCGACGAGCGCTGGGAGGACGCCGACGTCACCCTCCTCGGCCCGCGCCCGCGCGCGCTGGCCGCCGGCGCGGCCCTCGCCGCGGCGGCCGGCACCGACCGGCTGGCCCGCCGGGCGCTGGGCGAGGGGCGGCTCATGACGCACCTGCGCCGCCGCCGCCGGCAGCGAGCGCAGGCCGCGGGCTGA
- a CDS encoding glycosyltransferase family A protein, with translation MTSDALTYALVTPARNEADNLPRLGTAIAAQTIPPLSWIIVDDHSDDGSLDWAAAFAAQHAYARALAWDGPAGGALSEGRREARDLHAFRFGITSLPVPADVVVKVDADTSFDPDYFERLLAHFAAEPELGIAGGLCLELEDGRWVARSTVATHPRGASRAYRWACVADVMELEPRMGWDGLDEVKVSLRGFRTRQLPDIAFRHHRAEGGRERHRLRARALSGRASWFMGYRPSYLVLRALHRARRDPAALAMVWGYFAEAVRGTPRCADAAVVAAVRERQALQTLLREGLPART, from the coding sequence GTGACCTCCGACGCCCTGACCTATGCGCTGGTCACCCCGGCGCGCAACGAGGCCGACAACCTCCCGCGGCTGGGCACCGCGATCGCCGCGCAGACCATCCCGCCGCTGAGCTGGATCATCGTCGACGACCACTCCGACGACGGCAGCCTGGACTGGGCGGCGGCCTTCGCCGCCCAACACGCGTACGCCCGGGCGTTGGCCTGGGACGGTCCGGCCGGCGGCGCGCTGTCGGAGGGCCGGCGCGAGGCCCGCGACCTGCACGCCTTCCGTTTCGGCATCACCTCGCTGCCCGTCCCCGCCGACGTCGTCGTCAAGGTCGACGCCGACACGTCCTTCGATCCCGACTACTTCGAGCGCCTGCTCGCCCACTTCGCCGCCGAGCCCGAGCTGGGCATCGCCGGCGGGCTGTGCCTCGAGCTCGAGGACGGCCGCTGGGTGGCGCGCTCGACGGTCGCCACCCATCCGCGCGGCGCGTCGCGGGCCTACCGCTGGGCCTGCGTCGCCGACGTCATGGAGCTCGAGCCCCGCATGGGCTGGGACGGCCTGGACGAGGTCAAGGTGAGCCTGCGCGGGTTCCGCACCCGCCAGCTCCCCGACATCGCCTTCCGCCATCACCGCGCCGAGGGCGGGCGCGAGCGCCACCGCCTGCGCGCCCGCGCCCTGTCGGGTCGCGCCTCCTGGTTCATGGGCTACCGGCCGAGCTACCTCGTGCTTCGGGCGCTGCACCGCGCCCGGCGCGACCCCGCCGCCCTGGCCATGGTCTGGGGCTACTTCGCCGAGGCCGTGCGGGGCACGCCGCGCTGCGCCGACGCGGCGGTCGTCGCGGCGGTCCGCGAGCGCCAGGCGCTGCAGACGCTGCTGCGCGAGGGCCTCCCGGCGCGCACGTGA
- a CDS encoding MOP flippase family protein, whose translation MSVPAPVAEPLAEPAAPAIAAPRPRLRAQVLSGVLWKLVSQGFRQGSRLIVALILARLLTPDEFGVAAEVLVFSSLVMVFADLAFGAALIQRPDIDEDDRSTAFWTCLASGIVFTALGVALAGPIAGFYHEPQVRPLLTALSFAFLATSLSTVQESLLVREMSFRTLETRMMITTVGGGAVGITAAALGAGAWAIILQSLSLAVFSTALLWVMSPWRPRFRFSWSSLRGAASFSGYIFGHRLLYYLHRNSDNLLIGRYIGAASLGAYAIAYNVILVPFSRIATPIQDVLFPAFSRIQDDRPRIAAGWIRVTRVVAAVTVPMLVGLAICAHEFVQVVLGPRWAAAATVIQVLAWVGILQSLQSMNTAILEAVGQARAVFRYTIVFFATHLVAFVVGLHWGIVGVAVGYSISTTIIEPSYLWLTARAVGISPWTFVRSLGGVFQASAGMGLIVLAARWGLLQAGAPALVRLLACTLVGIGAWAALVAWRVPEVVAEVRDVRARRRARGTA comes from the coding sequence GTGAGCGTTCCCGCCCCGGTCGCCGAGCCGCTCGCGGAGCCCGCGGCCCCGGCGATCGCCGCGCCGCGTCCGCGGCTGCGCGCCCAGGTGCTCAGCGGCGTGCTGTGGAAGCTCGTCTCGCAGGGCTTCCGGCAGGGCTCGCGCCTGATCGTCGCGCTCATCCTGGCGCGCCTGCTCACACCCGACGAGTTCGGGGTGGCGGCCGAGGTGCTCGTCTTCTCCTCGCTGGTGATGGTGTTCGCCGACCTGGCCTTCGGCGCGGCGCTGATCCAGCGCCCGGACATCGACGAGGACGACCGCAGCACGGCGTTCTGGACCTGCCTGGCCAGCGGGATCGTCTTCACCGCCCTGGGCGTCGCGCTCGCCGGGCCCATCGCAGGCTTCTACCACGAGCCCCAGGTGCGCCCGCTGCTGACGGCCCTGTCGTTCGCGTTCCTGGCGACGTCGCTGTCGACCGTCCAGGAGTCCCTGCTCGTCCGCGAGATGAGCTTCCGGACGCTCGAGACGCGGATGATGATCACGACGGTGGGCGGCGGCGCGGTGGGCATCACCGCCGCAGCCCTGGGCGCCGGAGCCTGGGCCATCATCCTGCAGTCGCTCAGCCTGGCCGTGTTCTCCACGGCGCTGTTGTGGGTCATGTCGCCGTGGCGCCCGCGCTTTCGCTTCTCGTGGTCCTCCCTGCGCGGCGCGGCGTCCTTCAGCGGCTACATCTTCGGACACCGCCTCCTGTACTACCTGCACCGCAACTCGGACAACCTGCTCATCGGCCGGTACATCGGGGCGGCGTCACTCGGCGCCTACGCCATCGCCTACAACGTGATCCTCGTGCCGTTCAGCCGGATCGCGACGCCGATCCAGGACGTGCTCTTCCCGGCGTTCTCGCGCATCCAGGACGACCGGCCGCGGATCGCCGCCGGCTGGATCCGCGTGACGCGCGTGGTGGCCGCGGTGACGGTGCCCATGCTCGTCGGGCTGGCGATCTGCGCCCACGAGTTCGTGCAGGTGGTCCTCGGACCCCGGTGGGCGGCGGCGGCCACCGTCATCCAGGTGCTGGCGTGGGTCGGGATCCTGCAGTCGCTGCAGAGCATGAACACCGCGATCCTCGAGGCCGTCGGCCAGGCCCGCGCGGTGTTCCGATACACCATCGTGTTCTTCGCCACCCATCTCGTCGCCTTCGTCGTGGGCCTGCACTGGGGGATCGTCGGCGTGGCGGTCGGCTACAGCATCTCCACGACGATCATCGAGCCCTCGTACCTGTGGCTGACCGCCCGCGCCGTGGGCATCTCGCCGTGGACCTTCGTGCGGTCCCTGGGCGGCGTCTTCCAGGCCAGCGCCGGGATGGGCCTGATCGTCCTCGCGGCGCGCTGGGGGCTGCTGCAGGCCGGTGCGCCGGCGCTCGTGCGGCTGCTGGCGTGCACGCTGGTGGGCATCGGCGCCTGGGCGGCGCTCGTCGCCTGGCGCGTGCCCGAGGTCGTCGCCGAGGTCCGCGACGTGCGCGCCCGGCGCCGCGCCCGGGGCACCGCCTGA
- a CDS encoding Gfo/Idh/MocA family protein, with amino-acid sequence MSHTPMTPVRVAALGLGYWGPNLARAWSGLEDAELAWLCDLDSGKLERFARQFPEARVTSDLDEVLADPAVEAVSVATSAPTHAALALRAIEAGKHVFVEKPLALTSSDARTMSAAADKAGLLMVVGHLLVHHPAVAKLKELVDAGELGRTHYLYTNRVNLGQVRSDENALWSLGAHDISVLLHLVGELPEAVSAQGQCFIHEGIEDVVFGVLRFPSGVIAHLHLSWMDPFKMRRVTIVGSDKMAVFDDMNADEKVKIFNKGVTHSGNGNGQPWQPASYGEYVQLRHGDTYIPRISSEEPLRIQCRHFVRCVRGLEVPRSDAAQGLAVVEVLEALQRSLDEGGSVVPFDASLLRA; translated from the coding sequence ATGAGCCATACCCCCATGACCCCGGTCCGCGTGGCCGCCCTCGGCCTCGGTTACTGGGGCCCCAACCTGGCGCGCGCCTGGAGCGGCCTGGAGGACGCCGAGCTGGCCTGGCTGTGCGACCTCGACAGCGGCAAGCTAGAGCGCTTCGCGCGCCAGTTCCCCGAGGCGCGCGTCACCTCGGACCTCGACGAGGTGCTCGCCGACCCGGCAGTCGAGGCGGTCTCGGTCGCCACGAGCGCGCCGACGCATGCGGCGCTGGCGCTGCGCGCCATCGAGGCGGGCAAGCACGTGTTCGTCGAGAAGCCCCTGGCGTTGACGAGCTCCGACGCGCGGACGATGTCCGCCGCGGCCGACAAGGCCGGCCTGCTCATGGTCGTCGGGCACCTGCTCGTCCACCATCCGGCGGTGGCCAAGCTCAAGGAGCTCGTCGACGCCGGCGAGCTGGGGCGCACGCACTACCTCTACACCAACCGCGTCAACCTCGGCCAGGTGCGCAGCGACGAGAATGCGCTGTGGTCGCTCGGCGCCCACGACATCTCCGTGCTGCTGCACCTCGTGGGCGAGCTGCCCGAGGCGGTCTCGGCCCAAGGTCAATGCTTCATCCACGAGGGGATCGAGGACGTCGTCTTCGGCGTCCTGCGCTTCCCGAGCGGGGTCATCGCCCACCTGCACCTGTCGTGGATGGACCCGTTCAAGATGCGCCGCGTCACGATCGTCGGGTCCGACAAGATGGCCGTCTTCGACGACATGAACGCCGACGAGAAGGTCAAGATCTTCAACAAGGGTGTCACGCACTCGGGCAACGGCAACGGCCAGCCCTGGCAGCCGGCTTCCTACGGCGAGTACGTGCAGCTGCGCCACGGCGACACCTACATCCCGCGGATCTCCAGCGAGGAGCCGCTGCGCATCCAGTGCCGCCACTTCGTCCGCTGCGTGCGCGGGCTCGAGGTCCCGCGCAGCGACGCGGCCCAGGGCCTGGCCGTCGTCGAGGTCCTCGAGGCGCTGCAGCGGTCGCTGGACGAGGGCGGCTCCGTCGTCCCGTTCGACGCCTCGCTGCTGCGGGCCTGA
- a CDS encoding O-antigen ligase family protein, producing the protein MLGSRLHPAGGSPPLRRIDVGAWLGLALGAAVAIGAVAADVHPLPVVVGVTAATAFVAMHRWLLAWRTMLGAIIVVILFIPIKRYELPVNLPLQLEPYRILVGLVGCALLGSLLIDHRLRWRATGLDGPIAMLLLAMILSVLTRGGHILGGGLSQYVIRYMMFFFSYIIVFYLMTLALTRRSDVEALLRLLVAGAAVVAVATVYESRTSYNIFDHLHQFLPILRFNGVPYVTDRGGGARAYASGQHPIAMGAALMMLVPIAIYLIRKTGQKRWWLACLLLVLGALATKSRTAIVMMLVILVAIWIMKPAATRRMIPKLLPLVLVVHVALPGTLSTFQSTFFPSGGIVASETQTETTWRVNYGRGRIGEWNPALKEWSHTPMFGQGVGTRVNDFLDPKFNAPILDDQWLGSILDLGVFGVVALLWFFVAAIRRLGRLARRDDSDDSWLLTGLAAAIASYAFGMLTFDAFNFVQVTMLMFLLVAIGMVTLRPRAQERVG; encoded by the coding sequence ATGCTCGGCTCACGTCTCCACCCGGCGGGTGGCTCCCCGCCCCTGCGCCGCATCGACGTGGGCGCCTGGCTGGGCCTGGCGCTCGGGGCGGCCGTGGCGATCGGGGCGGTCGCCGCCGATGTCCATCCGCTGCCCGTCGTCGTCGGGGTCACCGCCGCGACCGCCTTCGTGGCGATGCACCGCTGGCTGCTCGCGTGGCGGACCATGCTGGGCGCGATCATCGTGGTGATCCTCTTCATCCCGATCAAGCGCTACGAGCTGCCCGTCAACCTGCCGCTGCAGCTCGAGCCCTACCGGATCCTCGTCGGGCTCGTCGGCTGCGCCCTGCTCGGGTCGCTGCTCATCGATCACCGGCTGCGGTGGCGCGCGACCGGCCTGGACGGCCCGATCGCGATGCTCCTGCTGGCGATGATCCTCTCGGTGCTGACGCGGGGCGGCCATATCCTCGGCGGGGGGCTGTCGCAGTACGTCATCCGATACATGATGTTCTTCTTCAGCTACATCATCGTCTTCTACCTGATGACGCTCGCCCTGACGCGGCGCAGCGACGTCGAGGCGCTGCTGCGGCTGCTGGTGGCCGGCGCGGCGGTCGTTGCGGTGGCGACGGTCTACGAGAGCCGGACCTCCTACAACATCTTCGACCACCTGCACCAGTTCCTCCCGATCCTGCGCTTCAACGGCGTGCCCTATGTCACCGATCGCGGCGGCGGGGCGCGCGCCTACGCCTCCGGCCAGCATCCGATCGCGATGGGCGCAGCGCTGATGATGCTCGTGCCGATCGCGATCTACCTCATCCGCAAGACGGGCCAGAAGCGGTGGTGGCTGGCCTGCCTGCTGCTGGTGCTCGGCGCGCTGGCCACGAAGTCCCGCACGGCCATCGTGATGATGCTCGTCATCCTCGTCGCCATCTGGATCATGAAGCCCGCGGCGACGCGGCGGATGATCCCCAAGCTGCTGCCACTGGTCCTCGTGGTCCACGTCGCGCTGCCCGGGACCCTGAGCACGTTCCAGAGCACGTTCTTCCCCAGCGGCGGCATCGTGGCCAGCGAGACGCAGACCGAGACGACCTGGCGGGTCAACTACGGCCGCGGGCGGATCGGGGAGTGGAACCCGGCCCTGAAGGAGTGGTCGCACACGCCGATGTTCGGCCAGGGCGTCGGCACCCGCGTCAACGACTTCCTGGACCCCAAGTTCAACGCCCCGATCCTCGACGACCAGTGGCTGGGCTCGATCCTCGACCTCGGGGTGTTCGGCGTGGTCGCGCTGCTGTGGTTCTTCGTGGCGGCGATCCGGCGGCTGGGCCGGCTCGCGCGCCGCGACGACTCCGACGACAGCTGGCTGCTGACGGGCCTGGCCGCGGCGATCGCCTCCTACGCCTTCGGGATGCTCACCTTCGACGCCTTCAACTTCGTGCAGGTGACGATGCTCATGTTCCTGCTCGTGGCCATCGGCATGGTCACGCTGCGGCCGCGCGCCCAGGAGCGGGTCGGGTGA